The following proteins come from a genomic window of Cronobacter sakazakii:
- the arsD gene encoding arsenite efflux transporter metallochaperone ArsD, translated as MKTLTVFDPAMCCSTGVCGSDVDQVLVDFSADVQWLKERGVQVERYNLAQQPMSFVHNEKAKSFLDASGAEGLPLLLLDGETVMAGRYPKRAELARWFGIPLEKVGLAPTSCCGGNTSCC; from the coding sequence ATGAAGACGTTAACGGTGTTTGACCCGGCAATGTGCTGCAGTACCGGTGTATGTGGTTCAGATGTCGATCAGGTTCTGGTTGATTTTTCTGCTGATGTGCAGTGGCTGAAAGAACGTGGTGTACAGGTTGAACGTTACAACCTGGCGCAGCAGCCCATGAGCTTTGTTCACAATGAGAAAGCGAAATCCTTCCTCGACGCATCCGGCGCAGAAGGGCTTCCGCTGCTGTTGCTGGACGGCGAAACGGTGATGGCTGGGCGATACCCAAAACGCGCTGAGCTGGCTCGCTGGTTCGGTATTCCGCTGGAGAAGGTAGGGTTAGCTCCCACCAGTTGCTGTGGTGGTAATACTTCCTGTTGCTGA
- a CDS encoding ArsA-related P-loop ATPase produces the protein MGQAHDHVITPMMQLQDPEKTRVIIVTLAETTPVLEAAGLQQDLRRAGIEPWAWVINNSLAAAKPSSPFLVTRARRELPLIDDVAGHYAQRIALTPLLKDDPVGVDLLAEMAG, from the coding sequence ATGGGGCAGGCTCACGATCACGTGATAACGCCAATGATGCAGCTGCAGGATCCGGAGAAGACCAGAGTCATTATCGTGACGCTTGCCGAAACCACGCCGGTACTGGAAGCGGCCGGGCTGCAGCAGGACTTACGCCGGGCCGGGATTGAACCCTGGGCGTGGGTCATCAATAACAGCCTCGCGGCCGCGAAGCCGTCCTCCCCGTTCCTGGTCACCCGTGCCCGTCGCGAACTGCCGCTGATCGACGACGTTGCCGGGCATTATGCACAGCGCATTGCCCTGACGCCACTGCTGAAGGACGACCCGGTAGGCGTGGACCTGCTGGCTGAAATGGCGGGCTGA
- a CDS encoding GNAT family N-acetyltransferase — MAEIIIRKMHEEDWCAVREIYQEGIATRNATFQTAAPEWLEWNEGHLQDCRYVATVDNRVVGWAALSPFSRRHAYRGVAELSIYVSTHFQGKGAGRALLSGLIKGSEDAGFWTLLAGIFPENQASVALHRSQGFREVGCREKVGEMNGKWRDVLILERRSRTVGC, encoded by the coding sequence ATGGCAGAGATCATCATTAGAAAAATGCACGAAGAGGACTGGTGTGCAGTCAGGGAAATTTATCAGGAAGGAATTGCAACAAGGAACGCCACCTTTCAGACCGCAGCACCTGAGTGGCTGGAATGGAATGAAGGGCATCTTCAGGACTGCCGCTACGTCGCCACTGTTGATAACAGAGTGGTGGGATGGGCTGCGCTATCTCCTTTTTCCCGCCGGCATGCATACCGCGGTGTCGCAGAGCTGAGCATTTATGTCAGTACTCATTTTCAGGGAAAAGGCGCAGGCAGGGCTTTGCTCTCCGGGCTGATAAAGGGCTCGGAAGATGCGGGTTTCTGGACGCTACTTGCTGGCATCTTTCCGGAAAACCAGGCCAGTGTTGCTTTACATCGCAGCCAGGGATTCAGGGAAGTCGGCTGCCGGGAAAAAGTGGGTGAAATGAACGGAAAATGGAGAGATGTTCTCATTCTGGAAAGGCGTAGCCGGACAGTGGGTTGCTGA
- the arsR gene encoding As(III)-sensing metalloregulatory transcriptional repressor ArsR: protein MTLTALKLFKNLSDETRLGIVLLLREMGELCVCDFCTALDESQPKISRHLAMLRESGLLLDRKQGKWVHYRLSPHIPSWAAQVIEQAWLSQQDDVQAIARKLASANCSGSGKAVCI from the coding sequence ATGACCCTTACAGCCCTTAAGCTTTTCAAAAACCTGTCCGATGAAACCCGTCTGGGTATTGTCCTGCTGCTCAGGGAGATGGGAGAACTGTGCGTCTGCGATTTCTGCACGGCGTTGGATGAGTCCCAGCCCAAGATTTCCCGTCATCTGGCAATGCTCCGGGAAAGCGGTCTATTGCTGGATCGCAAGCAGGGGAAATGGGTTCATTATCGCTTATCCCCGCATATTCCTTCCTGGGCTGCTCAGGTGATTGAGCAGGCCTGGTTAAGCCAACAGGACGACGTACAGGCCATCGCCCGTAAGCTGGCATCGGCAAACTGCTCTGGTAGCGGTAAGGCTGTTTGCATCTAA
- the arsB gene encoding arsenite efflux transporter membrane subunit ArsB, whose amino-acid sequence MLLAGAIFVLTIVLVIWQPKGLGIGWSAMLGAGLALISGVVHVGDIPVVWNIVWNATATFIAVIIISLLLDESGFFEWAALHVSRWGNGRGRLLFTYIVLLGAAVAALFANDGAALILTPIVIAMLLALGFSKGTTLAFVMAAGFIADTSSLPLIVSNLVNIVSADFFGLGFTEYASVMVPVDIAAIVATLVMLHLFFRKNIPPTYDLSLLKAPAKAIKDLATFRTGWIVLILLLVGFFVLEPLGIPVSAIAAVGAVILFAVAKRGHAINTGKVLRGAPWQIVIFSLGMYLVVYGLRNAGLTEYLSGVLNVLADKGLWAATLGTGFLTAFLSSIMNNMPTVLVGALSIDGSTATGVIKEAMIYANVIGCDLGPKITPIGSLATLLWLHVLSQKNMTITWGYYFRTGIVMTLPVLFVTLAALALRLSFTL is encoded by the coding sequence ATGTTACTGGCAGGCGCTATTTTTGTCCTGACCATTGTTTTGGTTATCTGGCAACCAAAGGGATTAGGGATCGGCTGGAGTGCAATGCTGGGCGCGGGACTGGCTCTGATATCTGGCGTTGTGCATGTGGGCGATATTCCGGTGGTGTGGAATATCGTCTGGAACGCGACGGCGACCTTTATTGCCGTAATTATTATCAGCCTGCTGCTTGATGAGTCCGGCTTTTTCGAATGGGCGGCATTGCATGTTTCGCGCTGGGGTAACGGTCGTGGCCGTTTGCTCTTTACGTATATCGTTCTGCTTGGTGCAGCGGTGGCGGCACTGTTTGCCAACGATGGTGCGGCACTTATTCTGACGCCGATAGTCATCGCCATGCTGCTGGCATTAGGGTTCAGCAAAGGCACGACACTGGCATTCGTCATGGCTGCCGGGTTTATTGCCGATACATCCAGCCTGCCGCTTATCGTGTCCAACCTGGTTAACATCGTTTCTGCAGACTTCTTTGGACTGGGCTTCACCGAGTATGCGTCGGTAATGGTGCCGGTGGATATTGCAGCCATTGTTGCCACGCTGGTTATGCTGCATCTGTTCTTCCGCAAGAATATCCCACCGACTTACGACCTGTCTCTTCTGAAAGCACCGGCAAAAGCGATTAAAGATCTGGCAACCTTCAGAACCGGCTGGATAGTTTTAATACTTCTGCTGGTTGGGTTCTTTGTCCTTGAGCCGCTCGGTATTCCCGTTAGCGCGATTGCGGCTGTTGGCGCTGTGATCCTGTTTGCAGTAGCTAAACGAGGCCATGCCATTAACACTGGCAAAGTGCTGCGCGGCGCGCCATGGCAGATCGTCATCTTCTCATTGGGGATGTACCTGGTGGTCTACGGTCTGCGCAACGCCGGGCTAACCGAATACCTTTCAGGTGTGCTGAATGTACTGGCGGATAAAGGACTCTGGGCTGCGACGCTGGGTACTGGCTTCCTGACGGCCTTCCTGTCTTCCATCATGAACAACATGCCTACCGTGCTGGTTGGCGCTCTTTCTATCGATGGAAGCACCGCAACAGGCGTTATCAAAGAAGCGATGATCTACGCCAACGTGATTGGCTGCGATCTGGGACCTAAAATTACACCTATTGGTAGCCTGGCAACGCTGCTCTGGCTGCATGTCCTTTCACAGAAGAATATGACCATCACCTGGGGATACTATTTCCGCACCGGGATCGTTATGACTCTGCCTGTGCTGTTTGTAACGCTGGCAGCGCTGGCGTTACGTCTCTCTTTCACTTTGTAA
- the arsA gene encoding arsenite efflux transporter ATPase subunit ArsA, protein MKFLQNIPPYLFFTGKGGVGKTSISCATAIRLAEQGKRVLLVSTDPASNVGQVFDQAIGNTIRPVTAVPAISALEIDPQEAARQYRARIVDPIKGLLPDDVVNSISEQLSGACTTEIAAFDEFTGLLTDASLLTRFDHIIFDTAPTGHTIRLLQLPGAWSSFIESNPDGASCLGPMAGLEKQREQYAHAVEALSDPERTRLVLVARLQNSTLQEVARTHEELAEIGLKNQYLVINGVLPEAEAEHDALAAAIWQREQEALANLPAGLSELPTDTLLLQPVNMVGVSALKGLLDTRSEALPLPVTNILYTPENLSLSGLVDDIARSEHGLIMLMGKGGVGKTTMAAAIAVRLADMGFDVHLTTSDPAAHLSTTLNGSLKNLQVSRINSHDETERYRQHVLETKGRDLDEAGKRLLEEDLRSPCTEEIAVFQAFSRVIREAGKRFVVMDTAPTGHTLLLLDATGAYHREIAKKMGSKGHFTTPMMQLQDPDRTKVLLVTLPETTPVLEAANLQADLERAGIHPWGWIINNSLSIADTRSPLLCQRAHQELPQIEAVKDQHADRIALVPVLASEPAGIEKLRELMS, encoded by the coding sequence ATGAAATTCTTACAGAATATCCCGCCTTACCTGTTTTTTACTGGCAAGGGAGGTGTAGGAAAAACTTCCATTTCCTGCGCGACGGCTATCCGCCTTGCCGAACAGGGTAAGCGGGTTTTGCTGGTCAGTACCGACCCGGCCTCCAATGTCGGTCAGGTATTCGATCAGGCTATCGGTAACACGATTCGCCCTGTGACAGCAGTTCCTGCAATTTCCGCACTGGAGATTGACCCGCAGGAAGCCGCCCGGCAATATCGGGCCAGAATCGTTGATCCTATCAAAGGTCTTTTGCCTGATGACGTTGTTAACAGTATCAGCGAGCAGCTTTCAGGAGCCTGTACGACTGAGATTGCTGCGTTCGATGAATTCACGGGCTTACTAACAGACGCTTCCCTGCTGACCCGCTTTGATCACATCATTTTTGATACAGCGCCGACGGGCCACACGATTCGTCTGCTCCAGCTTCCCGGTGCCTGGAGTAGCTTCATTGAAAGTAATCCAGATGGTGCTTCCTGTCTTGGCCCAATGGCCGGGCTGGAAAAGCAGCGTGAGCAGTATGCTCATGCGGTAGAGGCTTTGTCCGATCCTGAACGTACCCGCCTGGTTCTGGTTGCACGACTGCAAAATTCTACGCTGCAGGAAGTCGCCCGCACTCATGAGGAACTGGCTGAGATTGGCCTGAAAAATCAATATCTTGTGATTAATGGTGTGCTGCCTGAAGCCGAAGCTGAACATGACGCCCTGGCCGCGGCGATATGGCAACGTGAGCAGGAGGCACTGGCAAATCTTCCTGCCGGTTTATCTGAGCTACCGACAGATACCCTGTTACTCCAGCCAGTCAATATGGTTGGTGTTTCAGCATTGAAGGGACTGCTGGATACCCGTTCTGAGGCATTACCGCTCCCGGTAACGAATATCCTGTACACGCCTGAAAACTTATCTCTCTCTGGCCTGGTCGATGATATCGCTCGCAGTGAACACGGCCTGATTATGCTGATGGGCAAAGGTGGTGTAGGGAAAACCACGATGGCTGCTGCCATCGCCGTCAGGCTGGCAGACATGGGATTTGACGTGCATCTCACGACCTCTGATCCTGCTGCGCACCTGAGTACAACGCTGAACGGCAGCCTCAAAAACCTGCAGGTCAGCCGCATCAACTCTCACGATGAAACCGAACGCTATCGCCAGCATGTTCTTGAGACGAAGGGAAGAGATCTGGACGAAGCAGGGAAACGGTTACTGGAAGAGGATTTACGCTCTCCCTGTACAGAAGAAATTGCCGTGTTTCAGGCCTTCTCCCGTGTAATTCGTGAAGCGGGTAAGCGCTTTGTTGTCATGGATACCGCCCCTACCGGACACACGCTGCTGTTGCTGGATGCGACCGGGGCTTACCACCGAGAGATTGCCAAAAAAATGGGGAGTAAAGGTCATTTTACTACCCCCATGATGCAGCTTCAGGACCCGGATAGAACCAAAGTTCTGCTGGTTACGCTTCCTGAAACCACACCGGTCCTGGAAGCGGCAAACCTGCAGGCTGACCTTGAAAGAGCGGGGATTCATCCGTGGGGCTGGATTATCAATAACAGCCTTTCCATTGCGGATACGCGTTCTCCGTTGCTTTGTCAGCGTGCTCATCAGGAATTGCCTCAGATTGAGGCTGTTAAGGATCAGCATGCTGACCGTATAGCGCTTGTTCCGGTGCTGGCGTCAGAGCCCGCCGGTATTGAAAAGCTCAGAGAGTTGATGAGCTAA
- the arsC gene encoding glutaredoxin-dependent arsenate reductase, translating to MSNITIYHNPACGTSRNTLEMIRNSGNEPTVIHYLENPPSRDELVKLIADMGISVRALLRKNVEPYEELGLAEDKFTDDQLIDFMLQHPILINRPIVVTPLGTRLCRPSEVVLDILPDAQKGAFAKEDGEKVVDEAGKRLK from the coding sequence ATGAGCAACATCACCATTTATCACAACCCGGCCTGCGGCACGTCGCGTAATACGCTGGAGATGATCCGCAACAGTGGTAATGAACCGACCGTTATTCATTACCTTGAAAATCCACCGTCACGCGATGAGCTGGTCAAACTCATTGCAGATATGGGCATTTCAGTCCGGGCTTTGCTGCGCAAAAACGTCGAGCCTTATGAAGAACTGGGGCTTGCGGAAGATAAGTTTACTGACGATCAGTTAATCGATTTTATGCTTCAGCATCCGATCCTGATTAACCGTCCGATTGTGGTGACACCGTTGGGAACGCGTCTGTGCCGCCCTTCCGAAGTGGTACTGGATATTCTTCCGGATGCGCAAAAAGGCGCATTTGCTAAGGAAGACGGCGAGAAAGTAGTAGATGAGGCAGGGAAACGGCTGAAATAA